In Candidatus Cloacimonadota bacterium, the genomic stretch TTCTTGCTGAAAAGCAAGGAAAATGCAAAGTAATTGCAGGTGGAACGGATCTCACTATTGCTTTACGGAATGAAGAAAAAGAAATTGAAAAAATAAAATACATCGTTGATATTAGTTCTCTATCGGAAATAATCGGAATAAAACTTAGCGAGCGAAATCTATCCATCGGAGCAGCAACCACCTTCACCGAAATTATTCGGAACAAAATCGTAGAAAGAAATTTCTCTCTCCTTTTTGGCGCAGCAAGTCAGATAGGCTCCTCTCAAATACGAAATATGGGAACCATAGGAGGAAATATTTGTAATCTTGCTCCAAGTGCAGATTCCATCGCACCTTTGCTGGTTTACAATGCAAAGGTAAAAGTAATATCCGAAAAAGATGAGAAAATTGTTTCCCTCAAAGATTTTTTTCAACCTGATGGAGCAAAACAAATTGATTTAAAAAATGATGAAATTCTTACC encodes the following:
- a CDS encoding xanthine dehydrogenase family protein subunit M, translating into MKEFNLIKFDSINQTLSFLAEKQGKCKVIAGGTDLTIALRNEEKEIEKIKYIVDISSLSEIIGIKLSERNLSIGAATTFTEIIRNKIVERNFSLLFGAASQIGSSQIRNMGTIGGNICNLAPSADSIAPLLVYNAKVKVISEKDEKIVSLKDFFQPDGAKQIDLKNDEILTEIILPIDENILNAKSIFSKLGRRKSVAISRMSFALLVKKNREKIIEDIRIGTGAVFRYPRRLFKIENKYLGKHISANFPAKISHDIAQEVLDKTGIRWSSAYKLPTLQQILFRLFEGLI